The DNA region ACCAGATCGCGACCCAGGAAGAACTGGTCGAACGCCTCGGCCGCGTCGGCATCCACACGACGCAGGCAACCGTGTCGCGTGACATCGCCGAGCTTGGGCTGGTTCGCGTTGGCGGGCCGGAGAGCCACTATGTCAAGCCAAACGACGGCCTGGGGGCGGCCTCGCCGGCTGGTCGCGAGGACCGGCTTCGCCGCTTGCTGCGCGACCTGCCGCTGACCGTCCGTCGAGGGCAGGGGATCGCCGTCCTGACCACGACGCCGGGCTCGGCGAATTCGATCGCCTCGGCCATGGACGCGGTCGCATGGCCGGAAGTGATCGGGACGCTCGCCGGCGATGACACGATCTTCGTTGCCCTCGCGCTCCATCCACGCGCCTACGGCGGGCTCGCCCAGCGGCTGGCTGGCCTCGGCGCCTACATTCAACCAGAGGACTGATGCCAGAGAAGATCGTCCTCGCCTTCTCCGGTGGCCTCGACACCACCGTGGCCGTGAAATGGCTCCAGGAGACCCGCGGCTTCGACGTGGTCGCTCTGACGGTCGACCTTGGCAGCCAGCCAAACTTGAAGGCGATCCGCGAGCGGGCGCTTGCCGCCGGAGCGGTCCAGGCGTACGTCCTCGACACCCGGCAGCCCTTCATCGACCGGTTTTGCTGGCCGGCCCTGAAGGCGGACGCGATCTACCAGGGCCAGTACCCGCTGGCAACCGCACTTGGCCGTCCGCTGATCGCCCAGCTCCTCGTCGAGGTGGCAGCCCGGGAGGGAGCGACCTGGGTGGGCCACGGTTCGACCGGGAAGGGAAACGACCAGGTCCGCTTCGATGTGGCCGTCGGAGCCCTCAACCCGAATCTGAAGGTGCTGGCGCCGCTGCGGGACGGGATGTCGATGACTCGGGAGGAGGAGATCGCCTACGCCCGCGCCCACAAACTCCCCATTGAGGTCAAGCCCGAATCGCCGTACAGTGTGGACGAGAATCTGTGGGGGCGATCCATCGAGGCCGGGGTCCTGGAGGATGCTCTCCTCAAACCCCCCGAGGACGCATTTCTCTGGACCTCGTCGGTGGACACCGCCCCCGCCAGCTCGGCGGTCATCGAGCTGACCTTCGAGAAGGGCGTTCCCACAGCGCGCGATGGGCGCCAACTCGGGGGCGTGACTTTGGTCGAGGAATTGAACCGGCTGGGAGGCCTCCACGGGGTCGGCCGGATCGACATGATCGAGGACCGCTTCGTGGGGATCAAATCGCGAGAGATCTACGAGGCGCCGGCGGCGGTCATCCTCCACGCGGCACACCGGGCGCTGGAAGACATGGTGCTCGATGCCGAGGTCGCGCGCTTCAAGGCTTCAGTCGCGGCGGAGTACGCGCGCATGGTGTACCAGGGCAAGTGGTTTACGAGCCACCGGCGCGACCTCAATGCCTACGTCGAGAGCACCCAGAGCGCCGTCACAGGAACGGTCCGCGTCAAGCTCCACAAGGGAAGCGTGCAGGTGATCGGCCGGTCGTCGCCCTACTCGCTCTACCGCCCGCAGCTCGCCACCTACTCATCGGGCGACCAGTTCGATCACCAGGCCGCGGTCGGGTTCATCAAGCTGGTCGGCCTACCTGTCCGCACTCAGGCCGAGGTGCAGGGGACCGCGCTCACAGAGCCCCTACTTGAAGACGATCGCCATGTTGTTGAAGTCGGCCCAGGAGCGCTCGAACTCGGCCTTGCTGAACCAGTACTGGGAGCCGCTGTGCCAGGGGTCGTTGACCCGGACCTGCGTCGCTGACACGCCGCTCAACGTCACGACGTGCTCGATCAGCGAGTAGCGAATCTTGATCTTCTCGTCGAACGTCGTCCAGTAGCCAACGTAGGGTCGGTCCCAGCCTGTCTCGGTCCAGGCCATCACCGGATGGCCGGCGGCGAGATCGGCGTAAATCTTGGCGGCCGTCCAGCCTTCACCACCCTCGGCGTTCGGAACGCCGTGCGACTGCACGAGCGCCAGAAGAGGCGGATAGTAGATCCCGTAGCCCGTCGGGATAAGGTCGGCGCCGTCGATGTTGCCGACGAAATTCTTGTATGGGTTGCCCCATTGAACGACGACCTTCTGGCCATTCGCAAGTCTTCCCATGACCGGAGATCGGGTGTCGGGCGGTGGTTGCATCGCGATCAATTGGTTTTGCGTGTAGTTGATGCCGAGCGCGCCGAGTGCCATTTGCAGCGCGGCTGTTTCGCAGTCCAGGTTCCGCAACTGCTTGTAGACCGGCACGTAGAACGCGACCGTGCCATTTGGCACCGGAGCCGCGGTCGGTGTGGGTGTCGGCTCTGGCGTTGGGCTC from Candidatus Dormiibacterota bacterium includes:
- a CDS encoding C39 family peptidase, whose amino-acid sequence is MRTLILFLATLVVLVAGALTVVASPTYKLSAARPTPSPLFVVGNPPPTPSPTPEPTPTPTAAPVPNGTVAFYVPVYKQLRNLDCETAALQMALGALGINYTQNQLIAMQPPPDTRSPVMGRLANGQKVVVQWGNPYKNFVGNIDGADLIPTGYGIYYPPLLALVQSHGVPNAEGGEGWTAAKIYADLAAGHPVMAWTETGWDRPYVGYWTTFDEKIKIRYSLIEHVVTLSGVSATQVRVNDPWHSGSQYWFSKAEFERSWADFNNMAIVFK
- a CDS encoding argininosuccinate synthase, which encodes MPEKIVLAFSGGLDTTVAVKWLQETRGFDVVALTVDLGSQPNLKAIRERALAAGAVQAYVLDTRQPFIDRFCWPALKADAIYQGQYPLATALGRPLIAQLLVEVAAREGATWVGHGSTGKGNDQVRFDVAVGALNPNLKVLAPLRDGMSMTREEEIAYARAHKLPIEVKPESPYSVDENLWGRSIEAGVLEDALLKPPEDAFLWTSSVDTAPASSAVIELTFEKGVPTARDGRQLGGVTLVEELNRLGGLHGVGRIDMIEDRFVGIKSREIYEAPAAVILHAAHRALEDMVLDAEVARFKASVAAEYARMVYQGKWFTSHRRDLNAYVESTQSAVTGTVRVKLHKGSVQVIGRSSPYSLYRPQLATYSSGDQFDHQAAVGFIKLVGLPVRTQAEVQGTALTEPLLEDDRHVVEVGPGALELGLAEPVLGAAVPGVVDPDLRR
- a CDS encoding arginine repressor gives rise to the protein MSKRKRQEAILSLIAKHQIATQEELVERLGRVGIHTTQATVSRDIAELGLVRVGGPESHYVKPNDGLGAASPAGREDRLRRLLRDLPLTVRRGQGIAVLTTTPGSANSIASAMDAVAWPEVIGTLAGDDTIFVALALHPRAYGGLAQRLAGLGAYIQPED